The DNA segment aatgtaataatagatttaataaaagaaaaaattgaaatatataattatgataatgaagaaaaattaatttgggaacttttattaaattatgttaataatttttctgaAAAAtcaattgaaaaaataatatatttatgttattatatCGTTATTTTGTCTCAAACttctcaaaaaaaaaaaaaaaaaaatgatgaaatagGTTTGAAACATTTAATAGAAGAAAgaggaataaataaaagagaggatgaagataaaaatatgatttcTGAAAAATGTACaaaaggaaataataaaataaatgacaaGAGCAATCATGATGATACAATAACATTGTCGTTTTTTACAACAccctttatatttatatttttaactgattgtaattattttataaataataatttttttgaatttttttataaatgtatgaaaataaatgataaagaaCATGTGATGAagatattgttatttttgcAAAAGGAggaaaacataaatataattccCAAAAATGTGTTTGACAGTTTTGTAGATAATTTGATATACTTTATGAATAGtcataataacaaaaaaattggtAAAAATTTTGCTAACAGTTTTGCTAACAGTTTTGCTAGCAGTTTTGCTAAAAATTTTATAggatttattttgattattaaaaatgggATTAAATGTAAAAATGGGAACAGTAGGTTGAGAAATGTAAATAGGGGAGTGGAGGAAAAGTgtgaaaaattaatattattggaTATTcgagaaaaattaaaagaaatatttgaagaaaaaaaagaaatattaataaattattttttaaataaaaataattccaatttattatcattaaaaataataagaattATTTATGACATATATGGAGATGAGAATTGTAAAGTtttgaattttatttattggattataataaaatatataaatggaaaatatgggGATAATTTAATTTTGGGAAAAAAGGAAGTTAAAATGTTGTTATATAGTATATTTTATGGGGatgaaataaatgtatatacacattttgataaaaatattgaaaaaaaaaaaatattttcattagtttataataatgattgttttgatatattaaaagaagatataaaatcggaggtatatatattggataaatatttatataaggataattttttaattttttttttaaatttaaatatatataaaacatggAAAATATTCAAGAATGATGTATATTCTTTTattgatgaagaaaatagttataaaaatattagtaTTAAAGACAGTTTGaaagatataaaatatacaaatttaattttaatattgaaaaagaTATCATATATTACTTctcatattaatatatacagtTTATCCAATTCGAATAAAtggataaataataaaaatataattattagttatatttttaagttaataaaaataaatatttatgataaattatatgataatGTTTATTcagataatatatatataacatgtgatcgtatttttataaatataaagataatttttttctttagttatttatcatattatttatttgattcaTTATCTTTGGAAAAGTGTGAAGATAAtgttgttttaataaaaaattttaaagatGAAATCGAGGAATCTCAACAAGATATCGAATTAAATAGTAGCtcaaatgataatatatcaaaaaaaataactgaACAAATTGGTAAAAATGTAGAcccatattatgatatgagTAATAAATGGATAGAGAATATAATGTCTTCTAAATTGttaacttttttaaaatcatttttgaatgatgcaaataaaaaaaatgtgaatgAAATAGATTCAGAAAACGGATTTGaagatataataatgcatattaatttttcaaaagatctttttaatttgatatatgataaaagaaattgtttttattatttatcagCTATTAATGTAaatttatatcataataGTGAAGAAGATGTTGataatgattataattttgaaacccataaaataattcaagaattattaaataattttgaaataaatatagatataattaatttcAAGGAACTAACAGAATTACCAGTCAGAAAaatattagtattattttttctttctatCTTTAGGATATTAtataatggaaatatattGAAGAGCTTATCTTTGAAATTTGAAAATGGtgatataaagaaatatctaatttttttaaattattttatttttttcaattattttgtatCTTATTTATCTGAGGAAGTAAAGCTTGCAACAAGCAAGCACTTTTCCTGTAGCACTTATTACACAATTTCGGTAAGAATAAGAGAGATGCATTCGTTcgttttctcttttttttttcgtccgttttctcttttttttttcgtccgtttttcttttttttttcgtccgtttttcttttttttttcgtccgtttttctttttttttcgtccgttttctctttttttttcgttcGACCATTTCTCAccttgttttatttttccccACTTTGACAGTTTCTGCTAGACATAATTTTGTGCTTCTATGGGATTGGCGAGCATGTCGAAAAAATGGAAGAATTCCCTGAATATAGTGAATTAAAAAGGAAAGAAAATAGTAAGAACGAAAATAGTAAGAACGAAATATTCATGGAAATAagaaatgaattaaaaattttgaataaCAAATTGAAACACACAATTGAAGAATTATCcaataaaggaaaaaaatatatttttccacaAACAGAAATActtattaacaaaatttgaaataaaaatatttaaaaattttttgtGAATGCAATgcatttaattaattttattcgCTTTAagtttgtttttatttttgcgATATTTATAGTAGCCTTATAAATAgggttatatttttaattattagcttgtttatttatttattgctTATTTGTTTTATGCATCATATCACATGTGCTATCATTGTAAAAGTCCTAATTCgggaaaattattttgaatGCATAcatttctatatttatttcattttattcgatatttgttaatatatttttttttttttttttattatacatttaacaattcaaaaaaaacatatatccAATGCATATGATAGAGAAATAAAACTCCATCATATATAATTCAGAGGGAATGTAAacctttttaataatttttttaaatgataatatattgaatattatattattaaggGAAAAATGTCcaaaaaagataaattttCTTTTAGATATTagtaacaaaaaatgaaaatagtgaaaaaatgaaaatagtgaaaatatgaaaatagtgaaaataatgaaaagaaATGTCAGATTAGGATGTGGCATGGCATTAGTCAAGTTTACATATGTTGTGTACATCATGAATGTTGTAATTATATTCATCAAATTTAaacaatttattaaatttattaatttttttaatttttttaatttttttttttgtagtGTTGGGCATAAAGGGAAATTTGGGCATGAATTCTTGGAGTTTGAATTGAACTCGAAAGGAAGACTGAGATATGCGAACAATTCAAATTACAAGAATGacaaaattataagaaaAGAAGGTTAGTTATGCTTtcacatgtatatatgtttttgtatttatattcacaTGTATCATTAgtttatgtatatgtatgttaatattttccaAAGTAAGATATGAATTAAGTTTGTACAATTGCATGCATGCTTaaactaaatatatatgtaacttgtatatatttttttttttttttttttttttttttaaaaagccTATGTAAGCAAATCAGTACTAAATGAGCTAAAGCGAATAATCGAAGAGTCAGAGATTTGCAAAGAGTCTGATAAATTATGGCCAGAACCCGATAAAGTAGGAAAACAAGAATTAGAAATAATTTTAGATGGAAAAGAATACTTTTTTATGACTTCAAAAATTGGATCTCTATCTGATGTTAAACAATGTGAAGATCCTGAAGGTTTAAgggttttttattatttaatacaaGATTTGAAATGCTTTATCTTTTCTCTTATTTGTTTACATTTTAGGGTAATCTTATATAAGACCAGATTTTTTCCACTTCTTCCTTTTTTCCACTTCTTccttttttcatcttttcattttttccacttcttcctttttttatctttccttttttcatcttttcatttttcatcttttcatttttcatcttttcatttttcagATTAAGCCAGTATAGACTTTGGCCCTGGGTTTACATGACAGATACATGTATTGGGCACGAATacgtattatatatatatatatatatatatatatatatttatttatttattcatttattcacttattcatttttactgtttaaaaataacttttattaaagatgttttataaaaattgttcaaCTAGgcaattattttaaaatgagTTATAAACAACATAATTATAGtctcaaaattaaaaaaaatattacataaaCATTATGAGAACTCTATAAATAGAGAATCATCTACAAAATGTGCATATACACATTGTATAGCATAtgaataatgaatataaataaaattaattgttttttaaaggggaaaaaaatgtatattattgtatttttcAAAAGTTATATATAAAGGATATcgcaattttataatttttttttaaatggaaCAATAAACTCATTCAAAAGGGTTTATCTTAAAGTTGTTCATTCTTCTTCCTCATCTTCATCATCCTCATCATCTTCCTCATCATCTTCTTCCTCATCTTCCTCTTCATCATCTTCCTCATCTTCATCTTCATCATCCTCTTCATCATCTTCCTCATCTTCCTCCTCATCATCCTCATCATCTTCCTCATCATCTTCTTCAGCATCTTCCTCATCATCTTCatcatcttttatttttcttttcttaaTCTTCCTTTCGGAATTATCTTCTTCATCTTCGTCAGACCATTGAGTAACGGTAGATGAGCTCTCAAATTCTTTTTGTGTATTTGATTTATTATCTTTCGTTTCGTTATCATTTTCAGTAAGAATTTTCGAAAGAAATAAACAGCTAGTTGGTATATGGCCTACATGTATTCGTTtaataacttttttatttttcaaatttaatatatttataaatctTTCATAACTTGCTGAGCAAAGATATTTTCCATCTTTATGTAAACTCAATGATGATATGGCTCCATTATGTATTCTAtgttttttaacaaaatttattaaaaattgttgAAAGTTATTTTTAGCCCACATAACTGGCAAATCATTTCTCATATgagttttattatttttttgatactCTTTATAAAACTCATATAATTCAtctttattttgtattaaatattcatcatggttaattttttttttttgttcatctttataattatttttttcatatgccattttttttatatatatataatttaataatttcaaTCCAGTTGTTATTtcaaattcatatatattccCATAATTATCTGAAACCATAATAAATTGATTATCTGATTCATCAAAGGGTTTTAGaaaatatgtattacatGGTTCGTCATTGGTATTTTTAGAAATTTCcgtttcattttttgtgtCAGAATTGTTGAtttgaatattttctttttcattttgtttttcgTGATTCATATTATCACAAGCTTTAATATTAGCCAATTTGATATCGTTTGTTGTAAATTTTGTATATGCACCATTTTGGCaattttcaccattttggcaattttcaccattttggcaattttcaccattttggcaattttcaccattttggcaattttcaccattttggcaattttcaccattttggcaattttcaccattttggcaattttcaccattttggcaattttcaccattttggcaattttcaccattttggcaattttcaccattttgGCAATTTTCATGATTATTGgtattttgtgttttttcCAGAATAGGTGGTGAAACACTGTCAGTTGCATTGGGATTAGAATTTTCTAATTCGTTTGTTAATCCAGATGTATTTATGGGTTCTAGTTTTGATTGACTCGTGTGATCAATAGTTATATGTGATTCAGTGCATATAGATGTAAAAACAAGATCACTTTCTGAATAATTATGATCAAAatagttatatttattttgattaacattttttgttttataatgATCATATACATAAACAGGCTTATTTTGACATCTAATATCATAAAGTATAATTTTATGGTCATATGTAGAACATGCTAATATAttaacattaattttatttaaataagttATAGATTTGATAAGGGCTTCACAATTAACATTTAATAATGTGGGACCTAATGGTTTAGATTTCCAAAGATACGTACCAGtaaataaatcaaatatttttaaattatttttatatccaCCAATAGCTAATCTATTAGTTAATATTTCGTTTGTTGTAGCAGCATCTATTGGGGTCgctaaaatatatgattgtaaaatattttcttttgatatcatattattataatgatatgttttacatatatcttcaatatgaatattttgatattgattatttttgattgttattttattttggtttttatcatcaatttgtttaaattcgatattgtttaatacattttgtttataatttttaaaatacacattaattttttttttcatatcattattatattttatttcatcttctttttctaataaatatttacaattaTCATAAGTTTGATCCCAATTCAAAAGATTAATATGTCCAGTATTATTAACTGTAACTAAAATTCTactattttgtaaataatttttatatattccatTTTTGGTTGTTTCAGTATTATATGTGGGCATAAAATTGggataatttttatatatttttttatttttattaaatatatcttcataaattatattatgatGGTGATTTAACATTTTTCCATAGATGCAATTATCACAACTTATAAAAGATAAGGAAGGCACATTGCTAATGTGAAAATCATCTTCATTATTGTTAATCTCGAAACTTTCCACCAGCCCATTTTTTCTCCATAAAGTTATTTCAGTTTCTTCATATCCCCTGAAacggaaaaaataaaaccataaaacaaaaaaataaaatataacaataaaatataacaataatgatggaaatatatatgtggTCATTAATCAAAAGTATAGGGGGAGAAGACAATTGATATGATGCACAAATGTATATGAATTTATGTATGTagatataaatacatatttcAGTTTCTTGAAAATTGAGCTTTTAGTATGCGAAGAATAAATGAAAAGAGTACTCTTTTTATTAGGAtgtattttgttttttttgttttttttcaaatttgtAAAGGAttcacaaaatatatttatatagatATGCATTGATGATATGACGAAAAAGTAGATTACCCATATCCACCAGACCATGTCATTCCATTAATCATTTTATTCAAATGAGGGTCCATGGCTTGTTCATAAATTGAACTTTTTCTTTTACATTGGACATATTTTACTAAGCCGATTTTATCAGAAGTTAATACCtgcattttattattactagtTTGAcaatcataaatatataaacatatatttatatatacatataaatatgtaataacaattttttttttcttttaatttatattttaattaacaTTTTATGGAAGATTAAAGAAAACCtcaaatacaaaaaataaagagaAGGAAAAAGaggatattattttttatacgtTCTTTTTGGTAAAAGCTATATATTGGAGATAttaagttttatattttttaagcataatatttttgtaaaaaaaaaaattattattttaattcttaattattatgattatatttttctgttccttttttattgtttcattatattattatgatttttttttttttttggtgtcatgaaaaaaaaaaaccttGAATATAATTATTGTAAGAACATGTGACTCCGGAAAATTAACTTACGAGAACAATGACAAATCAAGCTAACAATTAatctaatatattaaattgtataacatatataatgataaaaaaaatagtagcATTAGTGAAGGCGATAATGATAAAATGGTATACTAATTTGCTGAAAATGGTAAAATTTGCTGAAAATGGCAAAATTTGTTGAAAATGGCAAAATTTGCTGAAAATGGCAAAATCTGTTGAAAATGGCAAAATCTGTTGAAAATGGCAAAATTTGTTGAAAATGGCAAAATTTGCTGAAAATGGCAAAATTTGCTGAAAATGACCAAATTTgttgaaaataatttgaagCAACGTCTAACCTTGTAGGAGATTATTGCTGATACAACTCGTAGGGAAAAAGGGAACAAAATTTAAAGAGATATATATGTGATTGTAATgatattatatgaattagattgttatattttagaaaaataattaaaaaaaaggaaaatattttttaatggagttttatttctatattatatgtttttatacattttctGAAACCGTTATttaagaataaaatatattactttttttttttccgtcttgaaatataacataaatataaaatgttgtattaacaaaatatataggacacataatgtattatatatatatttcaaaaaagaacaaaataatgtaaaatatCATTCATATAAgtgatatatttattgttaatGTGGATATTTTATTCCACTTTTCCATTTCATTTTATGGGTCTAActtttacaaatatatatttatttagctcaaataaaataaaatttatattttattttaataatttttttttaaattgaattttttttttcatattttaaaatttcgcttactcatatataattaaaaggGGTACAATTTGCATAAAGCACGAGGAtaaatggaataaaaaataaatatacgcATTTAGGGACATTGATATTTCTGTTTATAGTTATATTACAATTAGTTAACattcttatattatatatatgtgcatgttttacgaaaaataaataaacaaacaaatgaatatttacaaatttaatatattttttgtgtgtctttaaataaacaaaaataaaaataaacaaaaaataaacataaaaataaacataaaaataaacataaaaataaaaaactagTTTCAAAAGGATATTTcgttttattaatatatgacaaattttatttattttatatatttttttttttaaagtagTTATTGATTAAAAATGGCAAATCCAATTGTTGGGTGTTTAAACACATTATCCAATTTTATAACAGATATTTGTAAAGCCATAGTAAGTTGTGTTGATGGGTCGTTTAAGGCTTTGACATGTCAATGAATAACAAAGAGATGAGATGAGATGAGATGAGATGAAGGTaggatatattttattggaaatgagaaaagaaataaaagggaaagacaaaaatatttcttttattattaaacaGAAAACTTAAGGAATGAATAAGAAATcgtttgtatatataaaaagggTTAAATAGTTTAAAACCCAATAATTtggaaattaaaaaaataataaacttatttgaatttttaatataactGCTTTATGTAATTAAGCTTTTGGGAActgttcattttttgttcatttttatatttttgataatttgTTGAATTTTAGATGACATATGATCATAGAAAATGTAATGAggaatcatttttattttaatttttatttttactttaatttttactctaatttttacttttattttatgctTTTGTTTTTTGTCTAATATTTGCATGTGAACTAAATAAACAATATAGTTATACTTTATTTTGTGATGACAATGCTATTAATGTtaactgtttttttttcaattgtATTGATTATGTGTTATTACATTACATAATTTAATAGACaatgacatttttttttgtgattATTTGCAAACTtaagaatataaatataaagaaaaaatagtaaaCATTAAGttagtttaaaaaaaagaaataatccctaaaatataatatggcAATTTTTATAGGTAAAATGGGGAATGTTAAAATGtagttttgtttttataaaaatatttacaaatataagTTCACATATTAGATtatgttataatttattcataaaaatagGTTAATTTAATGCAAtaagattttatttttaaaaattatataagaaaaaaataattttaaacaacatatatattataaattattgcaCATAAATGTGTATAATGTGTTTATGGAAAAATTTaagaatataatatttcCTTTGTTTAATTgggtttattttatttattctttttgttaatattatgATATTTAAGTATTAATGTAGgaagtaaaataaaaaaataattacaatataaaatttacgttttaattatattggTTTAAAAGTGATGGTAATTAataaatcgaaaaaaaatcaaattattatattaattttttattcttaaaaattgtataaaaataataatattttagagAAGATTTAAAAACAGGAAAGACACACTTTTTTaggttatttattttatttgtcatatatttatttactaaaaagataaaattaacataataatataacaatttAATATAGTGTTAAGGGAGTAAATAAGTtctaattattattttcttaattcaattataaattattattaacaatggtataatttaaaatatcaaaagTTTAATAGTTGGTTGTGCTTATATTTCAAAAGCGTGTAACAGtaaaaactaataaatattattggaTAATAATATCTTAATTATTTGATATACAATGTAGCGACTTTTTTCATAGTTAATGCAACTATAAAAAATGTCTGGAATGTCAtgaatgaaaaattaaatattaaaatgtaCATGTGTACAAATTTGaaaatgtaattttttcgattttaaaaaaggaaatttttttttataaatttc comes from the Plasmodium yoelii strain 17X genome assembly, chromosome: 6 genome and includes:
- a CDS encoding mago nashi protein homologue, putative, with translation MSKKDKFSFRYYVGHKGKFGHEFLEFELNSKGRLRYANNSNYKNDKIIRKEAYVSKSVLNELKRIIEESEICKESDKLWPEPDKVGKQELEIILDGKEYFFMTSKIGSLSDVKQCEDPEGLRVFYYLIQDLKCFIFSLICLHFRIKPV